The genomic window GGTGCTTTTCCACCTGTCACGCGCTTTACTGACGTCACACCCGCCGTAAACAACAATAAGGAAGTGCAGAGGAAGTCCCGAGGTGCAAGATGAAACTGTCACGTTAGATATATCAGGATTTCATTTTCTACTTTCGAGGTACGTATATTGGTATTATAACGCGAAGTGTTTAATTTTTGACAAGCTACAGTTACTTGATCTTAGTTTATATGCTAGTTGCAATGCTAGCGTTCGATAGCAAAGTTAGCCGAGCAAGCTACTTAGCTTGCGCGCTATAATGTGTAGACAGTGTTTACTTTCAGGGACTTAGGGAAAGATGTCTGTCGAGCATTTTGCATATTTGCAATGTCCTGTTGTGTCTCGTCTTTTTTTAAGCGAGCGATGGAGGGCTCCAAGTCGTCGAGCACAACCATGCAGGTCAGCTTCGTGTGTCAGCGATGTTGTCAGCCGCTCAAACTGGACACATCCTTCAAAGTGCTCGATCGGGTCACCATCCATGAACTTACTGGTACGTATTCTTTTAGGTAACTGTGCTCTGAGGTACAGAGGCACACATACAGATGACACTGCTCCATTTATCATGTAATGACGGAgacatcttctcctcctcctcctcctcctcagctccgcTGGTCACTGTGACGCCCAGCAAGCAGGCTGACAGCAGTGAGGGGGAGACGGCACCAGAGGTTGGTTATCATGCTGATCATTATTAATGCACAGCTGATAGCATGTTAATTATTTACTCTGTGATTGTAAGAGATTGTAATGATTTTAGGTCCTTCAGAAATTGTATTTGCAGTCGCACTGAATCTTAGCTTTACCTTTGTCCTGTCAGGAGACCTTTGTTGAAAACAAGCCAGATGGAGTGTCAAGAAAATACATCCCTCCAGCACGGTAAGTCGTCATGGATCGACTTTTAAGTGTGATATTCTGCAGTATTCTGAGTTCTGATTGAACTGCCTTGTCCTGATTCTTTTTAGGATGATGTCAACAGAGAGCGCCAACAGTTTCACACTGCTTGGAGAAGCATCCGATGGGGGCATCATGGAAAATCTCAGTCGTGGATTGAAAGTGATCAGTGACCTATTTGACATCATGTCAGGGCAGACAGATGTTGACCATCCACTGTGTGAGGAGTGCACTGACACTCTGCTGGATCACTTGGATACGCAACTCAACATCACAGAAAATGAATGCCAGAATTACAAGTGAGCTACTGCACaacaaatgtgttattttgtggATATTGAGTCTTTAAATCAGCCTGCCCAATACAGAGAAGTACCAGTTCCAAATGCTTGTATTCATATTTACAGGCAGTGTTTAGAGCTGCTATCACACTTGGAGGTAGAGGAAGAGCAAACCCTGTTGGCAGAGCTGGAGCAActcaaagaggaggagaaggcccTGGTCCAGGATCTGGAGgcggtggaggagcagcgagcTGCTGTGGCCCAAGAACTGGCTCAGAGCAGGATCCATGCTCAGCAGCTGGACACAGAAGAGCTACAGTAAGTGCTTTAGCCATAATGTAGACAGCTGATAGTGGTCTGTTATAAATCGTACAGCAGccatcagctgctctgctctgtttcacTACTTTGTGCTAAAAGGTACCAAAAGGAGTACAGCGAGTTTAAAcgacagcagctggagctggacgACGAGCTGAAGAGTGTTGACAACCAGATGCGTTACTGCCAGATCCAGCTCGACCGCCTGAAAAAGACCAACGTTTTCAATGCTACATTTCACATctggtatacacacacacacgctattGTGTAGAAATAGTTATTTTTTCTGATCTAAAATCAACCGTGACTTAGCACATATTAAGCATAGGCCCTGGGACAAAAGTAAATCAATGCCTGCTCCTCTTCTTTGCAGGCACAGTGGACAGTTTGGTACCATCAACAATTTCCGTCTGGGTAGGCTCCCCAGCGTCCCCGTGGAGTGGAATGAGATCAATGCAGCCTGGGGGCAGACGGTCCTGCTGCTTCATGCTCTGGCAAACAAAATGGGGCTACGCTTTCAGAGGTTCACACAAATTTTAATTTCCTTGCATTCAGTTttgaatattaaatattttaaacatgtttctaGTTAAATCTTGATAAATATGGGCTATATAAACTCCTCAGATATCGTCTTGTCCCGTATGGAAACCACTCATACTTAGAGTCATTGACTGACAAGTCAAAGGTAAGTTCCCATTTGTATTCTCATTTCCAGCTCTGTCAtcattaattaaaaagtgaGCCAGGCTCCAGTTTAGCCCTTTCTCCCTGTTCTGTGTGTAACAGGAACTTCCACTGTACTGCTCAGGTGGTTTGAGGTTTTTCTGGGACAATAAATTTGACCATGCCATGGTGGCCTTCCTGGACTGTGTCCAGCAGTTCAAGGAGGAAGTGGAAAAAGGAGACACTGGCTTCTGCCTCCCATACAGGTCTGAGTAGTTAAATGATTTTTGGAAGAGGCGGCTCTCTCCTCTACTCTAATGTGTTATTCAACAACTGCTACAAAATGTATTGTTTCTCCACAGTGAAGTCAGTCAGCCAACCAATTTGATAACTGCCATTGTTTTTCTCAGGATGGACGTGGAGAAGGGTAAGATTGAAGACACAGGTGGGAGTGGAGGCTCCTACTCCATCAAAACTCAGTTCAACTCCGAGGAGCAATGGACCAAGGCGCTCAAGTTTATGCTCACCAATCTTAAGTGGGGTCTGGCCTGGGTCACTTCACAGTTCTACAACAGATAAACCAGTTTGACAAGGCCATCGAAAATAGACTTCACGTAGCTGTTTATCCCTCTgatgtgtgggttttttttttggttagcCAGAGGAAATTAAATGGTTGTCTGTGTTTGGCATGCGACTGCTCATTTCAGTCCGTTGTCTGCTGTGTAGATTACAAATGGATGGTCAACTACAGAAGCATGAAAAGGTGCACACCTGTAGGTATATAGCTCACAGGATAATGTGTCCCTTAAGATTCACTTGATCAATAACTAGCATTTTCTACAAAGCTGATTGAAACTTATTCTGTTCAGACAGTATGTCTACTCCTGTTGCAATGCACCTTTTACAACTCTTCACTATTAAAGGAAACTTTGTTCCATTTATAAAAGCTGTAAGAATGTGATGTGATAGTCACAGTATTTTTGAGTATTCAGCATTAGTTATGTTAGTATTTAACACTGATTGCAATTACCAGATACTTACACCTACTTCATACATCACATTTTGCTGTTTTACAGATGGAAATTCTTATTGCTGAGTTTGAGTTAATACATTTTTAtgctgtggagtttttttttttcagacttttATTGTATTTGTAGACATATTTTCCAAAATAAGAGACACCACAAACTTAACCAAACTTTTTTAATGGTCTCAttaattatttcatttaaatCTTATTTCGCATCacaacactcactcactcaaccCCCCCTTTAAGGTCAATGGCAACATTAGAGGGGGTAAAATCTCATGGAAAAATATGGACTTAACAATTAAAATAATACGCTGACTTCCAGTTATCAAGTAAAATATTTCATATAGGTCAaaagctgtcagtgtgtccACAATCAGAACTCTTCTGTGTCAAGTCATTTAATGCACCACAAGGCCTTGAACTTTGGTCATCAGTCACTCTTCATCACTCTGAGAAGCCCTTTCTGAATAGTTCCAGGTTCAGTCCTACATGGTGAAGCCTTGAGCCTAGAGTGGTGACCACTCTAGTTctaaaaaatactttaataaatgaTATATTTCAAGCAGTATGGAATGAAAATTATTCAATGCTTTCTCTTTCAAGCCTTGCAGAGTATAGGAGAGTGATCCTCTACACATGGCATACGTCTGGGCCTGTCAGTTGTGCAATTTTCAGGTGCTTTTAATatttataatgtaaaaaaaagctcCTTGAGCCAAAGTTTTTGTTAGTGCATGCATATGGGCATATCTTTGGGTTCTACTGAGCCCACAGTCATAGACTGGCCCTTCATTTTACCACTTAGGTGATGATGGCAAGCACATTTACTAATACATCACCACTTCATCCATTTTGTTTCCATACACATTTTTAGGATCCCTCTTTCCATTATGCTGTCTACAGCAAAGTGGGACTTCCATTAAGCATGTGATGTTACCATGTGGCTTTCCTTTCCCTGCCATTTCATTCCAGTTTCTTTCAGCTATCTTCAGTTGGAGGCACTGCTGCTGTagcagctggaggtggagggaaTTGGAGATGCTTGGGGTGCATTGCTGCCTAGGGCTTTTCGAATGTGGGGCATTAGGAAGGGGTCACTGGCCAACTGTAGCACATCCACTCTGTCCTCTTTGTGGTAAGCCAGACAACGTCGAATAAAGGCCTAcgagaaagaaaacaaactaacttgttatgtgtttttttgagTCAGAACTTTCATAATTAGCAGAAATGAGTTTCACACCTTTGCTTCTGGGGTGACCACAGGTTTAGGGGGAAACTGGACCTCCGTGGCTTTCAGTATAGTGTTTTCTTGTAGGATGTCCTGTTGTGACTGGTTATGACCAAAAGgcttcaaaaaaacaacaggaaaccaGTTAATTTCTTCAAGAAGAAGAATTATTCTATAATGGAATACAAATTAGTAGGTACCTTGCGTCCATATAAGCTCTGGTAGAAGATGACACCTACAGACCAAACGTCCACCTTATTGGATATTCTGGGGGGCTCCTTGCCGACAACAAAACACTCGGGTGGCAGATACCTGcaggtaatttaaaaaaaaatctgtgtatatGCTTATAGCCTGTTGTTTGCTTGGTCAAATGCAGTGGAAGGTGGGTGTACCAGTAGGTTCCTGCTCCCTGTGAGGTCAGCTCCATGCCATCTGCAGAGCTGTAGTTATCATCATCCATGATCTTGGAGAGGCCAAAGTCAGTGATCTTAATCTCCCCACAAGCTGTGCCGTTAACCAACAGGATGTTTCCTAAAAACAGTGCACAGTCAATTAAAGGTCCTAACAAAAGGTTTCTGAAGGACACGGGAATAATGACAAATAAAACTGTGACCCTACCAGGCTTGAGGTCATAGTGGATGATGGGCGGGCGAATCTGATTGAGGTACTTGAGGGCGTTGACCAGCTGCATAACAATAGAGCGGCCCTCTTTCTCCGTCATCAGCTTATTTTGCTTCAAGTAAAAATCCAGATCATTGCCTTCACAGTACTCCAGCACTGTGCAGAACCTGCAATgataaacagaacaaaaacgTTTTCTCACTGTGTACGTTTTAGGCAGACCATGAGTTGTATGTATGGTAAAGCACTTACGAGTCTCTGTCAAGTGAGAAATAGTCATAAAGTTTGACTATTCTTGGGTGATCAAGTTCTTTGTGGATTCTGTATTCTCTACAGGCATGTCTGAAAAAGACGAATGACCCAGGGTCAACAATTTAAGAACTTTTAACGGGTACTTCCTAGCTCAATGATCCATAGGGTAATATTTAAGGACAGGTCAAAACACGTTTGATAACAACAGCAATGAACAAATGAATGTTTAGACTAACTTGTGGtagttttctttcttctcctccctccagtTCTTGTTGAGCTGATGGATTTTAATGGCCACATACCTCTGCTCTGTCAAATCAAAAGCCTACAAGAAGAATATTACACCATCAACACAGGCAAAGTCTACACACTTACCCGTCCACTATGACCAGAATCACTAAAAAACATCATATTTACCTTAAAAACTTCACTAAAGCCACCTCTTCCAAGTAAATGTAACAGCAGATATCGGTCATTCAGTGTGGGGTGGTCTTTAAACCTACAGAAAAGACTCACTTCATACCATGTTTGACTTTGTCAAGTATTAACAACAACTAGTGTGCTGGATAAGATAACATACTGTGAGTTGTCCTCATTATGGATTCTCTTCAGTTCCCGAATGTGCAGATTTCTTACACGCTCCAATTGCTCTAGCTCCGCTTGGATCTCTGCTTCTTCCTGTAAACAAACCACACAAGTCTTGTATTATTAAACTAATTTCCAACCCAAGTAAAAGCAACTGCAAGTGTTTTTCACCTTTTTTAGATGTCCAATTCGAAGTTTGAAAATCTCCTCTTGCTCGTGGTATTCTGCCAGTGACAACCTGTGCAGGATAGTGTAGCAGCTTATGAGATTATATTCACAGGTAAACCACATTTGCCGTGTTGTTTAACTGAGAAAGCGAATGTGATATTACGTTTCATTCTCCTGGCCATTGCTTCTGCTCTTCCGTTTGTTCTGTTCCATGTTGGGTGGAGGTGTCTGGGCCATGGAGGGAGGTTTCCTTTTCCCCAGCAGCTTCCTCTGTCTTTCAATGTCCTCTCGCTGCGAGTTGATTCGCTCTTGCTGCCTACAAGATGTAGCAACAATCTGGTTTAAGCATTTTTTCCCCTGTGATTATTGGACAAAATGCcagcatatgtgtgtgcatgctgactTGATGAGGTTCTGGAAGGCATAGCCATCTGTCCACTGCTCGGTGAAGGAGGCTCCGTGGCGCACTGTGGTGAAGTGACCCAAGCGTAAACGGTCCTGCATGCTCTTGTCCCTGCAAGCCATCTTCTCCTGCTTTGACTACAAAAGATTTCCATCACTGCCACCCCAAAACCATTTGCAAGTTACATGAGttctcattttttatttctgcaaTTTCACACAAACCTTCTCAATTAGCAGCTTCTTGCTCATGGTCACGCACTTGTTAAGCCGCTCCTTGTAGCGCTCTAGCATCTTCTGCTGCTCTTCGACCTGCCGCCTCAAGTCACAGTTTGCCTGAAAAATGTACATTGTCACTGTGACTAACTCCTACTAACTAATTCctattaaaaattaaagctgcaagcagcattgcgggccctcgcgcaccttgcgatccgcggggtcatcgcagtcttctctcctatgctctcgtctcctatactctgctgtgctattctctcctcctctcatttccacagatatacaacaaacacatgtttacaaccaaactttcctgctaccagtaggtggcgctatgaccgtatcatcctattagcatatatatctgtttagactcggctccatggcagtactgtaagactttgtccacattgcataaagtatatgggtagtactgcataaaacacagtgagttcctttgtaatggcgaatggtcaactttgaggccactcccccaccacacggtaatacttttgaaagagttttggaatgcgtctattccctatggtgtcctgagtggacacagtgaatttcagctgaattgcatgaagtatgcgaggcatgaaaagttttatagcagggtcagaaaacggtaaaaattacaaaaaaaagtcaaaatggtggacttcctgttgggtttggagggggggtccaagagacttttttgtgcgtcttggggtgatacacatgtgtgctaattctcatgatcctgtgtcaaactggccagcggggctacgcattagggcaataaatacagtgagttcctttgtaatggcgaatggtcaagtttgaggccacgcccccgccacaccgtcagacttttgtaagagtttttgaatgcgtctattccctatggtgtcctgagtggacacagtgagttttagctcatttggaggaagtatgcgaggcgtgaaaagttttgtaggagggtcacaaatcgccaaaaattaacagaaatttcaaaattgcggacttcctgttgggtttggagggggggtccaagagacttttttgtgcatcttggggtgatacacatgtgtaccaattttcatgaccctactcaaaacaggccaggggggcaggcagaaaaagctatgaaaacacaacattttgtgtagccagtaggtggcgctctgtcaaagcctcaatattgttgtatagatgtgtttagggtcagactctgatcatacatgtgacatttcgtacagatcggacagaaaacgaagaagttatagagactttctgtgtcctcagaaatggtcaaactttgaggccacgccccggccacaccgtaagacttttgtaagagttttggaatgcgtctattccctatggtgtcctgagtggacacggcaaatttcagctcgatccgttgaagtatgcgaggcgtgaaaagtttggcagcagggtcacacatcgccaaaaatggccacaaaccttcaaatggcggacttcctgttgggtttggagggggggtccaagagacttttttgtgcgtcttgaggtgatacatatgtgtgccaattttcataatcctgtgtcaaaccggccagaggggctacgcgttgggggcgctatagagccatttttatatgtgcatttcaaaagtcagcaaatttcaaaatttttcaggcgaatgaatttttctaccaagtttggtgagtttttgggcatgttaaggcctccaaaaatgcgatctcggagggggaaaaaaaaaaaaaaaaaaaaaaaaaaaaaaaaaaaaaaaaataataatcctaagggtttcaatagggctcttgcaccattcggtgctcgggccctaaaaaaagattcaaggctgctttgattttaaacatgtcaaACAAATTGACATGATGCAGAGGTTCAGGGGGTTGTTTTGCTGACATTAACACTGATGTAATTTAGGCAACAGTGTCATTTAAAATTTAACAAGCAACGCTCATGATGTGCTGTAACTGGACAGACAGAGGGTAATTACTGAGGTTGCTGTGACAAGTGAACGCAAATTTGTCTCTAATAGAGACAACTGTAAAAATAGATCAAGAGTACATAGCTTGTTATATcttttgtgattatttttctAATATAATAATACCCTCAGCAGGTCATCTATCCTCCCTTCTTTCTTCTCCAGGTCAGAGTTCTTGTTCTTCTCCAGTGCTATCAGTTTCAGCAGAGTCAGTTCTGACTAAGAAAGGAAAGTAAACAAGAAGACAACATTTCATCCCCACGTATACAGACACTCAGTACATTCTCTTTTTCAATTCATCATCAATGTGATTGAAGGAAAAATAAGAAATGTTGGTATCAGGCAGTGATTCAAGTCTGTCAGACAGTTACGGTACCTGGATGGCTTTGTGTGAGCAGGAGGAGTGTGTGGGGACTGTTTTAACAGAGCTACATGATGAAGAGTCTGTGTGGGCTGAGCCTGTGGATGAAGAACTGCCATGCTGAAACTGCATTCCAGAGAGGTAGAACAAAAGTACAAAGACACAAGGGTTAAGATATAGAAGACATAATGCTGACAGCATACAGGCACCACAAAAGTAGCTAGAAGAAAATCAAAATGAAGCAAAAGTGAGAGAACTTAAATTCCATTTACAAGCCTGGGGAAATGTTTTACCTTTAATATTTTGTACAGGGAACAGTCAACTTCTACAGTTACATTAACACACCTGCTACTATGATTGCTTTTCTTGAGTTTTGTTTAAATAACCAAAACTGCTTTATGCTATAACAAACTCTCTATAGAGTAAAGAGGGGCTGGTTCCCTTCCAGCTGAACGCTTGTAATAGGCATATTAGTAATCTAGCAGAAGAAAGAGAAGTAGTGCACAGACAGAGTCACTGGAAAGGAAAGGTGAGAAATAGGCTGAGACTATGATGTGTGGCAACATTATAGCAATATTcctataaatgcttgtgccaccTTGTGCCTGTTTTgaattcctgcagtggaaaaaatatCGTCACCTGCAATAACAGCATTCACTGTAGTGAATGCCAGAGTTCATCCAGTTTCTAAATAACAGCCAATCGGATGTTCTGTCAAATGtccattaatttaaaaaaataaatgttactaTTTCTATTAGATAACATTATCCAGATAAACCAAGACATGTCTACTACACTACTACCAAGCTGCGAAACCAACAGCAAAGTACTAGACCACAAAGGAGATGCTGGTTGTTGGTGCTCACCGAAGGAATAGACAGTGAGTGCTGTGGAGAGGATCGTACCAGCAGAGGAACGCCCCGGGCAGGACTGGTGCCAGAACCACTGCTACCAGCAAACTGGCCACGGGGCAGTTGTGTGTGCaggaaacaacacaaagagaaagtgGACAGAATTGTTATTTAGGAAAAGCTAGATGAAAGGATGGCACAGGTGCAGTCTAAATGTGGAGGAGCGGGGGGGGGACTGTCAAGCTTGAGAGTGATTTGAATCAAAGCAAATAAAGATGGCTAAAATGCATTTAACAGAGATGCGCCTATTTAGTTTATACTCACCTCAAAATAATCACTTATTTTGTGAGCTCTTCCCTTTCCtgtgacagaaagaaaacacaggtcTAAGTGTGAAAATTAATCATTTGACTTAATGTTATGTCACAAAAAAATGGATGCGATTAGCATATCAGATTTTATTCTCAGAATCAAATTTGCCCCATGAATAATTTGAGCCGAAAGGAAAGTAGTGAAGTGAAATGAATTAGTTAAACTGCAAATGCCACTTTCAGAGGGAAGCGATCTTACCTTGGCTGTTACTGTCAGAAatgtctccttttcttttcctgcttctctcatTAACCTTCTTCTCTGGTGtctaaacatgaacaaaaaagTAGCTCAGACTGACATTTTTACAAAGATAACAAAGAAACTTTATTGACAAAATATAAGTTCAATGAGTATAACTGCACAAAGGTGCTTTCTTACtgttaaattatgtttttaattttacaattacattattgttttattttatattattatcatCCCACTGCAAGAAGTTTTTCCCCTCAGATAACAGACTATAATAACTCTAAAAGTTGGAAAGTGCCCACACTTTAAAATGTGTTCTTGGGTGTTTTTTCTAACCAACCTCCAGTTCCTTGTCGCTGAGTGATCCTGCGCTGCACAGAGACTGGTTGGATGATTCGCTGTTAGCTGAACTCTACAAATTAAACATTGAGAGAACAAACCGATTGGTCAGTAATGTGCGACCCTGCACTTGACAATCTGTGATGCAGTATTCAAATCCTATCATACCGAAATGCAAAGAGTCAActcatgtatattttttttagatactgtattaaagAAGGGTGGTGGCCTCTGTTGGGGTGTGTGAACAGTAAATAGAAAACAGTAAACAGATTTCCACACATCTTTCCTACTCCTGTCTTATTTTTGATGCACTGCCAGCTGCAGAATTGATCAGGTATGGCTCTAAAATTACTGTTACCAACCTTAAACGTAATGCTACACTAGGCGTATAATATACAATCCCTTTTTAATCTGCAAGTGTTCTATTCACATCCAGTTGGTCAAATGGCGACATTCTCAGCCAGCTGCACAGCTTGATGAGACTAAGAAGAAAACAGCAGGCTTACTGGCGCAAAGGGCTAATGCTTTTCAGGACTGCTTGCTTTCAGTTGTTCAAGGTCACACAGAAAAAATCCTCTCATTCTTTTAAATAAGGCAAAGGACTTTTAATACAACATTTCCTCTGGTCAACAAACTAACTGTTTTACAACATTTATGCTCTAATACCACAGCAAGAAGCCCAGATAATTAATTTCAGAGCACAATACattggaagctgcagcaggaataACAGTAATTGCTTTTACACGAGTTGCCATTTTGTCCAATTCAACAACAGCGTTGTAGCTTAGCACACATTCAATACTGCGAACCCTCAGATGCGGTGCCATTTCAGTGTCACTAGTCTCCACAGAAACAAAGAGCTGCTGGCCAGCTCCCATGCCAGCTAAAACAGAGCATGTCTTGTTTTACCTTTAGCTCAGGAAAACAGATCACTCTACTGAAGGAAATTCCTGAACACAGCATACTGTAAACAGAGAGGACCCCTGAGCTTTGCTAACCTGAAAGACTTATTAATATAGAGAGCCAACCAACTGCTCATGTTTTGCATTAAGAGTTCAGTTATGGGATATGTGCCTACATTTAAGTGTCTTTAAAGTGATTTCTGTAAGGAAATTACTTAACATATGTATTTCAGTGTCACTTCATCCTTTGTTTTTACTGGCACCATCATCTGTAGCAAAACCACTATTCTATTAGGAAGCACCAACCTTAGCGACACCGACTCCAGTGAAACGGGCCTCAAGCAGTTCCTGTCTGCGTGGGTCCAGGCTGATAGCCTGGCTATGAAGTCCTTCCATCATGCCTAGAGACAGTGAGAAGGAGAAAGACACATAAACAGTAGACAAGGCTGTGTCAAACAAGATGACTGTCGCACATTTCTTCTAACCTGGGCGAGTGACCTGATCTATTTAGTCCTGAGATATGACCAACAAAATGTTGGGAACCACCACCTTTGTTGGATCAATAATCTTAGCTGTGCAATTTAGGAAAAAGAGTAAATCGTAAACTATCATAGAAATTCATTTAAATTTTACTATCAATACCTCAATGTAGAATCCTTCTTCACAGCctctatatttatatttagagTAGTAAGAATCTGCCTAACTGCAGCCTATTTATGCATATCTTTCCTGGTGATAGCTTTACCAGGTCAAAGTTGTAAATGcaaatgtttgcattacagttcTACGCACTGTGTGACATCAATGACAAATAGGAGAGCTGCTTAATTTGGATATGGCATAATGTAAGCTGGCGACCAATCAACTTGTCAAATCaagtgttttcctttttataGAGTAGTATCATAAACGGGTGGGAAGGAATACATTTTGTCAGGAGGAATTCCCTAACTAGCTGAGAGTCCATCAACTAGTGATGGATTCACTGGAAGGCAAATAAGCGCCGTAGCAGAGATGACAACTGCACAAGAACAAACTTGACAACAACGATCAAATATTGATTAAAAACCCAAGCTTTACCCTGGAAGCCCAACAAGCCCATGAAGTTGTTTTATCAAAACAATGATACCCTACAAACGTTACCAAACAGAGGAAACATCTAGCTGCTTCTTTACTTTTCAGGATGGACtgaacattatttattttaaccgaTGTTTCAGCAGAACTGACTTCATAGAAGTTGGTAGAACAACCTTTACGATACTGAAAACTAAATGAAAAATCCCAAACTTGGCTAATGCTAACTATGCTAGTCAAAACCTTGCTAACATTTTAGGAAGGATAAGCAAGTCCACGCTATGTCAGCTGTAATATGTATAAATTAAACTAAAAGATGACCGATGCTAAAAGCAGCTCAGATAGTACTGGTTGTCAAATATCATCTATGCTGACATGGTTAATTACCCTTTATCAGCTAGCGTCAAGTTATGTAGCAGGACTGGAGTTATGTAGCAAGCTAAGGTTAGCAGTAGCCACAATAGAAGCCTCACCTGGAGAATCGCACTTTTACACCAGCCCTAGAAAAGGATTTGGTCCGTCCATCCGGTGACAGCAAACTCCCTAACAGCTCCCAGTCCCACACACCTCAAATAAAGTTGCCTGAAGTTGGTTATCCATTTACATTTTTGTCGAATTCAAGGAAGACATTTGTT from Parambassis ranga chromosome 19, fParRan2.1, whole genome shotgun sequence includes these protein-coding regions:
- the becn1 gene encoding beclin-1: MEGSKSSSTTMQVSFVCQRCCQPLKLDTSFKVLDRVTIHELTAPLVTVTPSKQADSSEGETAPEETFVENKPDGVSRKYIPPARMMSTESANSFTLLGEASDGGIMENLSRGLKVISDLFDIMSGQTDVDHPLCEECTDTLLDHLDTQLNITENECQNYKQCLELLSHLEVEEEQTLLAELEQLKEEEKALVQDLEAVEEQRAAVAQELAQSRIHAQQLDTEELQYQKEYSEFKRQQLELDDELKSVDNQMRYCQIQLDRLKKTNVFNATFHIWHSGQFGTINNFRLGRLPSVPVEWNEINAAWGQTVLLLHALANKMGLRFQRYRLVPYGNHSYLESLTDKSKELPLYCSGGLRFFWDNKFDHAMVAFLDCVQQFKEEVEKGDTGFCLPYRMDVEKGKIEDTGGSGGSYSIKTQFNSEEQWTKALKFMLTNLKWGLAWVTSQFYNR
- the LOC114451737 gene encoding serine/threonine-protein kinase tousled-like 2, producing the protein MMEGLHSQAISLDPRRQELLEARFTGVGVAKSSANSESSNQSLCSAGSLSDKELETPEKKVNERSRKRKGDISDSNSQGKGRAHKISDYFEFAGSSGSGTSPARGVPLLVRSSPQHSLSIPSFQHGSSSSTGSAHTDSSSCSSVKTVPTHSSCSHKAIQSELTLLKLIALEKNKNSDLEKKEGRIDDLLRANCDLRRQVEEQQKMLERYKERLNKCVTMSKKLLIEKSKQEKMACRDKSMQDRLRLGHFTTVRHGASFTEQWTDGYAFQNLIKQQERINSQREDIERQRKLLGKRKPPSMAQTPPPNMEQNKRKSRSNGQENETLSLAEYHEQEEIFKLRIGHLKKEEAEIQAELEQLERVRNLHIRELKRIHNEDNSQFKDHPTLNDRYLLLHLLGRGGFSEVFKAFDLTEQRYVAIKIHQLNKNWREEKKENYHKHACREYRIHKELDHPRIVKLYDYFSLDRDSFCTVLEYCEGNDLDFYLKQNKLMTEKEGRSIVMQLVNALKYLNQIRPPIIHYDLKPGNILLVNGTACGEIKITDFGLSKIMDDDNYSSADGMELTSQGAGTYWYLPPECFVVGKEPPRISNKVDVWSVGVIFYQSLYGRKPFGHNQSQQDILQENTILKATEVQFPPKPVVTPEAKAFIRRCLAYHKEDRVDVLQLASDPFLMPHIRKALGSNAPQASPIPSTSSCYSSSASN